Proteins encoded together in one Rossellomorea sp. y25 window:
- a CDS encoding YfhH family protein: MEQERRYSEMTEHELKQEIASLKEKARKAEQLGIVNEFAVLERKALMAQAYLMDPDSYKPGGIYAIEGDPGTYFRVDYLNGVFAWGYRLGGDGKEEALPISLLAGEKK; the protein is encoded by the coding sequence ATGGAACAAGAGAGAAGATATAGTGAGATGACGGAGCATGAGTTAAAGCAGGAAATTGCTTCGTTGAAGGAAAAGGCAAGAAAGGCTGAACAGCTGGGGATTGTGAATGAGTTTGCCGTATTGGAGCGAAAGGCTCTTATGGCCCAGGCTTATTTAATGGATCCTGACAGCTACAAGCCTGGTGGAATCTACGCGATAGAAGGAGATCCCGGTACATATTTCAGAGTGGACTACTTAAACGGGGTATTCGCTTGGGGATATCGCTTGGGTGGCGATGGAAAAGAAGAGGCTTTGCCTATCTCCCTTTTAGCTGGAGAAAAGAAATAA
- a CDS encoding YpzG family protein, translating into MANMKNNFYRNKYSSPFNKAFYNPKHAHSQANGQTTQTQDLIILENQTRKRS; encoded by the coding sequence ATGGCAAACATGAAAAACAACTTCTACCGAAATAAGTACAGTAGTCCATTTAACAAGGCATTCTACAATCCAAAGCATGCCCATTCCCAAGCTAATGGACAAACCACACAAACTCAAGACTTAATCATTCTAGAGAACCAGACACGCAAGCGTTCCTAG
- a CDS encoding small, acid-soluble spore protein K — protein MRNKTTGFPNMNNNKFEGEPRAKAEFASKRANGTINTHPQERMKASGERDHDSL, from the coding sequence ATGCGAAATAAAACGACAGGGTTCCCTAACATGAATAACAATAAATTCGAAGGTGAACCGAGAGCTAAAGCGGAATTTGCATCTAAAAGGGCTAACGGCACCATCAATACCCATCCTCAAGAACGTATGAAAGCTTCTGGAGAAAGAGATCACGACTCACTTTAA
- a CDS encoding YfhJ family protein: MESTFHELTQLLIEKNNKLSYEKARTWIELVWEDFEATYAKAGYDYKGKAVTEKVVRQWVNTYGEQIHEFAAQNPKYKHLIDDKEDGDLVH; the protein is encoded by the coding sequence ATGGAGTCAACATTCCACGAATTAACACAATTGTTAATTGAAAAAAATAACAAGCTATCTTATGAAAAAGCGAGAACCTGGATTGAACTTGTCTGGGAGGATTTCGAAGCAACATACGCAAAAGCAGGTTACGATTATAAAGGGAAAGCAGTAACGGAGAAAGTCGTTCGCCAATGGGTCAATACGTACGGGGAACAGATCCATGAATTTGCTGCACAAAACCCTAAATACAAACACCTGATCGACGATAAAGAAGATGGCGATTTAGTACACTAA
- a CDS encoding metal-dependent hydrolase: MDTGTHIVMGFALGGLATLDPVVAESAATSQSVLVAAVIGSQIPDIDTVLKLRNNAVYIRHHRGITHSIPAVALWPLLIVACLYPFFPGADLLHLWIWTFVAVFLHVFVDIFNAYGTQAIRPISSKWVALGVINTFDPIIFGIHIGGLILWGFGLPPGKTFLVMYIVIFAYYVLRFQVQKAVKNAVKRRIPKAEKIIVSPTIRFFQWRLAIVTKEHYYVARAFRRSITIFDKFERIPIPENPVINAAKKDKNLAAFLSFSPVFRWELDEYDDHFEVRFIDLRYRNNGHYPFVALVQLDKDLNIVSSYTGWVFSEEKLRSKVDIDILID; this comes from the coding sequence TTGGATACAGGCACTCATATTGTCATGGGTTTCGCTCTTGGGGGCTTAGCCACCCTGGATCCCGTTGTTGCTGAAAGTGCAGCCACTTCTCAAAGTGTGTTAGTTGCAGCAGTCATCGGCTCTCAAATACCAGACATTGATACCGTTTTGAAATTACGCAATAATGCTGTTTATATACGTCATCACCGAGGCATCACCCATAGCATTCCAGCCGTTGCTCTATGGCCGCTTTTAATCGTCGCTTGTCTTTATCCATTTTTCCCGGGGGCAGATTTGCTTCATTTATGGATTTGGACATTTGTGGCCGTATTCCTTCATGTATTTGTCGACATTTTCAACGCCTATGGGACCCAGGCAATCAGGCCGATTTCGTCGAAATGGGTCGCTTTAGGGGTCATTAACACGTTTGACCCGATTATTTTCGGGATTCATATTGGGGGATTGATCCTTTGGGGCTTTGGATTACCACCGGGAAAAACCTTTTTGGTCATGTACATTGTGATTTTTGCTTATTATGTATTGAGATTCCAGGTTCAAAAAGCCGTGAAAAATGCGGTGAAGCGAAGAATTCCGAAAGCGGAGAAAATCATCGTTTCGCCGACCATCCGATTTTTCCAATGGCGATTAGCCATCGTGACGAAGGAGCATTATTATGTCGCAAGGGCATTTAGACGGTCGATTACGATTTTTGATAAATTTGAACGGATACCGATACCTGAAAATCCAGTGATCAATGCTGCTAAAAAAGATAAAAATCTTGCAGCCTTTCTTTCCTTTTCACCGGTTTTCCGCTGGGAATTGGACGAATACGACGATCACTTTGAAGTACGCTTTATCGATCTTCGCTACAGAAATAATGGACACTATCCATTTGTCGCCCTGGTCCAGCTCGACAAAGACCTGAACATCGTCAGCTCCTACACAGGATGGGTCTTCAGCGAAGAAAAACTCCGCTCAAAAGTCGACATCGACATTTTAATCGATTAA